From the genome of Alphaproteobacteria bacterium, one region includes:
- the boxB gene encoding benzoyl-CoA 2,3-epoxidase subunit BoxB, which yields MAIDYNERIPNNVHLSDDRRLQRALEAWQPHFLDWWKALGPDGFQAKDVFLRTAVSVDAKGWASYGMVKMPEYRWGIFLNDPQPDRKIGFGDFHGQPAWQEVPGEFRATLRRLIVTQGDTEPASVEQQRRLGQTCPSLYDLRNLFQVNVEEGRHLWAMVYLLHAYFGRDGREEAEALLQRHSGDRDNPRILGTFNEPIEDWMSFYCFGYFTDRDGKFQLKSLAESGFDPLARTCQFMLTEEAHHMFVGETGVGRVVRRTLEVMKELGTGEPDRIRAQGAIDLPTVQRYVNFWCSSSVDLFGSEISTNAAGYFANGLKGRPDEGNYEDHLCGDSVFTLEKPTLDDGVQTEDVPMRNAMNEIARKAYLKDCDIGVQRWNRIIKKAGVDFEIKLPSERFRRNVGVWAGRNFDPAGKPLSPAEWEAGNPAWIPSEADRAFVKSLMQPVTEPGKMAGWVAPPERGINNLPTDYEYVRL from the coding sequence ATGGCCATCGACTATAACGAACGGATTCCGAACAACGTCCACCTCTCGGACGACCGCCGCCTGCAGCGTGCGCTCGAGGCGTGGCAGCCGCACTTTCTCGACTGGTGGAAAGCGCTCGGACCCGATGGCTTTCAAGCGAAGGACGTTTTCCTGCGCACCGCCGTCTCCGTCGATGCCAAGGGCTGGGCAAGCTACGGCATGGTCAAGATGCCCGAATACCGCTGGGGCATCTTCCTGAACGACCCGCAACCCGATCGCAAGATCGGCTTTGGCGATTTCCACGGGCAGCCCGCATGGCAGGAAGTGCCCGGCGAATTCCGCGCCACACTGCGCCGCCTCATCGTGACGCAAGGCGACACGGAGCCCGCCTCCGTCGAGCAGCAGCGCCGCCTTGGCCAGACATGCCCCTCGCTTTACGACCTGCGCAATCTTTTCCAGGTGAACGTGGAGGAGGGCCGTCACCTCTGGGCGATGGTCTACCTCCTCCACGCCTATTTCGGCCGCGACGGGCGCGAGGAAGCGGAGGCATTGCTTCAACGTCACTCGGGGGACAGGGACAATCCGCGCATCCTCGGCACCTTCAACGAGCCCATCGAGGACTGGATGTCGTTTTATTGCTTCGGCTATTTCACCGACCGGGACGGCAAGTTCCAGCTCAAAAGCCTCGCGGAAAGCGGCTTCGATCCGCTCGCGCGCACTTGCCAGTTCATGCTGACCGAGGAAGCCCATCACATGTTCGTGGGCGAGACCGGCGTCGGCCGCGTCGTTCGCCGCACGCTCGAAGTCATGAAGGAACTCGGCACGGGCGAGCCCGACAGGATTCGCGCCCAAGGTGCGATCGATCTGCCGACCGTGCAGCGCTACGTGAATTTCTGGTGCTCTTCCTCTGTCGACCTCTTCGGCTCGGAAATTTCGACCAATGCCGCGGGCTACTTCGCAAATGGGCTCAAGGGCCGGCCCGATGAGGGGAACTACGAGGATCACCTCTGCGGCGATTCCGTTTTCACGCTCGAGAAGCCGACGCTCGATGACGGTGTCCAGACCGAGGACGTGCCAATGCGGAATGCAATGAACGAGATCGCGCGCAAGGCCTATCTCAAGGATTGCGACATCGGCGTGCAGCGCTGGAACCGCATCATCAAGAAGGCTGGCGTGGATTTCGAGATCAAGTTGCCGAGCGAGCGATTTCGCCGCAATGTCGGCGTCTGGGCGGGCCGGAATTTTGACCCCGCGGGCAAGCCTCTTTCGCCTGCCGAATGGGAGGCCGGGAATCCCGCGTGGATTCCGAGCGAGGCCGACCGGGCATTCGTCAAAAGCCTCATGCAACCCGTGACCGAACCGGGAAAGATGGCCGGCTGGGTCGCCCCTCCCGAGCGCGGCATCAACAATCTGCCGACCGACTATGAATATGTGAGGCTTTAG
- a CDS encoding HPF/RaiA family ribosome-associated protein, with amino-acid sequence MQVPLQITFRDITPSKTVENRIRQKARKLERLSKRITGCHVTVEAPHKSHQKGGVFRVKVDVTLPGGAVYAAKGRLRLHTHRDLMVAVGEAFDAARRQIADYVVRRRGD; translated from the coding sequence ATGCAGGTTCCGCTTCAGATCACCTTTCGCGACATCACCCCGAGCAAGACCGTCGAAAACCGTATCCGGCAAAAGGCGCGCAAATTGGAACGTCTATCGAAGCGCATCACCGGCTGCCATGTTACCGTCGAAGCACCCCACAAAAGCCACCAAAAGGGCGGGGTGTTCCGGGTGAAGGTCGACGTCACGCTGCCGGGGGGCGCTGTCTACGCAGCGAAGGGGCGCCTGCGGCTTCATACCCACCGGGACCTTATGGTTGCGGTCGGTGAGGCTTTCGATGCGGCTCGACGGCAGATCGCGGACTACGTCGTCCGCCGCAGGGGCGACTGA
- a CDS encoding LysR family transcriptional regulator, with amino-acid sequence MDIEQARTFLEIAESGTFVKAAERLNITQSTASMRIKALEDSLGRPLFTRSKAGAQLTAAGQQFRRYATTVVRAWQQARQDVALPPGFRAVLGIGGQHSLWERLLIKWVPWIRTAMPDVAVRAEVGTPETLIRQLSEGLLDIVAMYAPQNRTGFVVEQLFTDRIVMVSTEKDARPVLDDRYVYVDWGPAFHSGHSQAFPDFATPAVSVGIGFLGLSYLLESGGSGYFPIRVVRPHIEAGRLHLVKEAPDFHRPAYAVYPQSSAQESLLKVAFQGLRNLASAEAATSDEAA; translated from the coding sequence ATGGACATCGAGCAAGCGCGCACATTTTTGGAGATCGCCGAGTCCGGCACCTTCGTGAAGGCGGCGGAACGGCTCAATATCACCCAATCCACGGCGAGTATGCGCATCAAAGCGCTCGAGGACAGCCTGGGCCGACCGCTTTTCACGCGCAGCAAAGCCGGCGCTCAGCTGACGGCGGCGGGCCAGCAATTCCGGCGCTATGCCACGACCGTGGTCCGCGCCTGGCAGCAGGCGCGTCAAGACGTGGCGTTGCCGCCCGGTTTTCGAGCCGTTCTGGGGATCGGCGGCCAGCACAGCCTATGGGAACGGCTGCTGATCAAGTGGGTCCCGTGGATTCGGACCGCGATGCCCGACGTGGCGGTCCGCGCCGAGGTGGGAACACCCGAAACGCTGATCCGCCAACTGAGCGAGGGGCTCCTCGATATCGTGGCGATGTATGCGCCGCAGAACCGTACCGGATTCGTTGTCGAGCAACTCTTCACCGACCGCATCGTCATGGTCTCGACCGAAAAGGATGCACGGCCGGTTCTCGATGACCGCTACGTGTATGTCGACTGGGGCCCCGCGTTCCATTCGGGCCACTCCCAGGCCTTTCCCGATTTCGCGACACCGGCGGTGAGCGTTGGCATCGGTTTTTTGGGACTTTCCTATCTCCTCGAAAGCGGGGGAAGCGGCTATTTCCCGATACGCGTGGTGCGTCCGCACATCGAGGCGGGCCGACTTCACCTGGTCAAGGAGGCGCCCGATTTCCACCGGCCGGCCTACGCGGTTTATCCCCAAAGCTCAGCACAGGAGAGCTTGCTCAAAGTCGCGTTCCAGGGTCTGCGAAACCTTGCGAGTGCTGAAGCGGCGACGTCGGACGAGGCGGCCTGA
- the acnA gene encoding aconitate hydratase AcnA, whose translation MAVIGQDTLKTRRTLSVGNKKYDYFSLDAAQKAGLGDLARLPFSLKVLLENLLRWEDGRTVSVDDLKAMASWLKDRRSTREIAFRPARVLMQDFTGVPAVVDLAAMRDAVVKLGGDAKQINPQVPVDLVIDHSVMVDSFGAKESFRKNVEMEFHRNQERYEFLRWGQKAFDNFRVVPPGTGICHQVNLEYLAQTVWLAKENGTEIAYPDTVVGTDSHTTMVNGLAVLGWGVGGIEAEAAMLGQPISMVIPEVVGFKLTGRLKEGATATDLVLTVTQMLRKKGVVNKFVEFYGPGCGNLSLADRATIGNMSPEYGATCGFFPIDAETIRYLRFTGRDEGRVKLVEAYAKTQGLWRDQSTPDPVFSDTLELELSNVEPSLAGPKRPQDKVTVAGAAKAFNDSLKDFVGEVGRAKSVPVKDANYSLKDGDVVIAAITSCTNTSNPDVMMAAGLLAKNANAKGLKTKPWVKTSLAPGSQVVSDYLGNSGLQAELDKLGFNLVGYGCTTCIGNSGPLPEPIADAIEAGDLVCAAVLSGNRNFEGRINPSTRANYLASPPLVVAYALAGSMKVDLGKDPLGEGRDGKPVYLRDIWPSSHDIRTTIEGALSAEMFRKRYANVFEGPPEWRSIKVAGGLTYDWSERSTYVRNPPYFEGMTLKPSDGFSDISGARPLALLGDSVTTDHISPAGNIKKESPAGEYLISYQVRPLDFNSYGSRRGNHEVMMRGTFANIRIKNEMVPGVEGGFTKHVPSGEKMSIYDAAMKYKSAETPLVVVAGKEYGTGSSRDWAAKGPMLQGVKAVIAESFERIHRSNLVGMGVLPLQFQEGVTRKTLKLDGAETFDVIGLRSGIKPRMPLTLVVHRQNGQSEKVPVICRIDTEDEVEYFRNGGILQFVLRNLVKST comes from the coding sequence GTGGCCGTCATCGGACAGGATACGCTCAAGACCCGCCGCACGCTCAGCGTGGGAAACAAGAAATATGACTATTTCAGCTTGGATGCGGCTCAAAAGGCAGGTCTCGGGGACCTCGCGCGCCTGCCGTTCTCGCTCAAGGTGTTGCTCGAGAACCTGCTGCGCTGGGAGGATGGCCGAACGGTCTCGGTCGATGACTTGAAGGCGATGGCAAGCTGGCTCAAGGACCGGCGCTCGACCCGCGAAATCGCTTTCCGGCCCGCGCGCGTGCTCATGCAGGATTTCACGGGCGTGCCCGCGGTCGTCGATCTCGCCGCGATGCGCGACGCGGTCGTCAAGCTCGGCGGCGATGCCAAGCAGATCAATCCGCAAGTGCCCGTCGATCTCGTGATCGACCATTCGGTGATGGTCGATTCATTCGGCGCCAAGGAATCGTTCCGCAAGAACGTCGAGATGGAGTTCCATCGCAACCAGGAGCGTTACGAGTTCCTGCGTTGGGGACAGAAGGCATTCGATAATTTCCGCGTCGTCCCACCGGGGACCGGCATCTGCCACCAGGTCAACCTCGAATATCTCGCACAAACCGTCTGGCTCGCGAAGGAAAACGGGACCGAAATCGCCTATCCCGACACCGTCGTCGGCACCGACAGTCACACGACGATGGTCAACGGCCTCGCCGTGCTGGGTTGGGGTGTGGGCGGGATCGAGGCGGAGGCGGCAATGCTTGGCCAGCCGATCTCGATGGTCATTCCCGAGGTGGTGGGCTTCAAGCTCACCGGCCGCCTCAAGGAAGGGGCCACGGCGACCGATCTTGTGCTTACCGTCACGCAGATGTTGCGCAAGAAAGGTGTGGTGAACAAGTTCGTCGAATTCTACGGACCGGGCTGCGGCAATCTTTCGCTCGCCGACCGGGCCACGATCGGGAACATGTCGCCGGAATACGGCGCCACATGCGGCTTCTTCCCGATCGATGCCGAGACGATCCGCTATCTGCGCTTCACCGGCCGCGACGAAGGGCGTGTGAAGCTCGTCGAGGCCTACGCCAAGACTCAGGGCCTGTGGCGCGACCAATCCACGCCCGACCCGGTCTTCAGCGACACACTGGAACTCGAACTCTCGAACGTCGAGCCCTCGCTCGCCGGACCCAAACGCCCCCAGGACAAGGTAACGGTGGCCGGGGCGGCGAAGGCATTCAACGACTCGCTCAAGGATTTCGTGGGTGAGGTCGGCCGCGCCAAGTCGGTCCCGGTCAAGGACGCCAATTATTCCCTCAAGGACGGCGATGTCGTGATCGCGGCGATCACGAGCTGCACGAACACCTCGAACCCGGACGTGATGATGGCGGCGGGCTTGCTTGCGAAAAACGCCAATGCCAAGGGTCTCAAGACGAAGCCTTGGGTGAAGACGTCGCTTGCACCGGGCAGCCAGGTGGTGAGCGATTATCTCGGCAACTCGGGCCTTCAAGCGGAGCTCGACAAGCTCGGCTTCAATCTTGTGGGATATGGATGCACCACGTGCATCGGCAATTCGGGCCCCTTGCCGGAGCCGATCGCCGACGCGATCGAGGCGGGCGACCTCGTTTGCGCCGCGGTCCTTTCCGGCAATCGGAATTTCGAAGGCCGCATCAATCCGTCGACGAGGGCGAATTATCTCGCCTCGCCGCCACTCGTCGTCGCTTATGCGCTTGCGGGGTCGATGAAGGTCGACCTGGGCAAGGACCCGCTCGGCGAGGGCCGCGATGGCAAGCCCGTCTATCTCCGCGACATCTGGCCATCGAGTCACGATATCCGTACGACCATCGAAGGCGCGCTGAGTGCCGAGATGTTTCGCAAGCGCTACGCCAACGTCTTCGAGGGCCCGCCCGAGTGGCGCAGCATCAAGGTCGCCGGCGGGCTCACCTATGATTGGTCGGAGCGCAGCACCTACGTGCGCAATCCGCCCTACTTCGAGGGCATGACCCTCAAGCCGTCGGACGGCTTCAGCGATATATCGGGCGCACGGCCCCTCGCACTTCTCGGCGATTCGGTCACGACGGATCACATTTCGCCTGCGGGCAACATCAAGAAGGAGAGCCCGGCCGGCGAGTATTTGATCAGTTATCAGGTGCGCCCCCTCGACTTCAATTCCTATGGCTCGAGGCGCGGTAACCACGAGGTGATGATGCGCGGCACCTTCGCGAATATCCGCATCAAGAACGAAATGGTGCCGGGTGTCGAGGGTGGCTTCACCAAGCATGTGCCGAGCGGGGAGAAGATGTCGATCTATGACGCGGCGATGAAATATAAGAGTGCTGAAACGCCGCTCGTCGTCGTCGCCGGCAAGGAATACGGCACGGGTTCTTCGCGCGACTGGGCCGCGAAGGGGCCGATGTTGCAAGGTGTCAAGGCCGTCATCGCAGAGAGTTTCGAGCGCATACATCGTTCCAATCTTGTTGGAATGGGCGTACTGCCACTTCAGTTTCAGGAAGGTGTCACGCGCAAGACTCTCAAACTCGACGGTGCCGAGACGTTCGACGTGATCGGACTTAGGAGCGGGATCAAACCGCGGATGCCTCTCACGCTGGTCGTCCACAGACAGAACGGCCAGTCCGAGAAAGTGCCGGTGATTTGCCGCATCGATACCGAAGACGAAGTGGAGTATTTCCGCAATGGTGGAATTCTTCAGTTCGTTTTGCGGAATTTGGTGAAATCGACTTAG
- a CDS encoding protein-L-isoaspartate(D-aspartate) O-methyltransferase has product MTTDPRHRGHPDGCPYQEQRRRLLGEIEDEVRKTREYLGTDTLDPRVMSALGSIPRHEFVPEGSRHLAYENSPLPIGHGQTISQPYIVAVMTHLLEIRPDDAILEIGTGCGYQTAVLAELARSVYSIEYVPELARDAAARLARLGYRNIELRTGDGSLGWPEAAPFDGIIVTAAAQRVPLALVAQLKAGRRMVLPIGRAREEQELSIVVGGQRGPVVARPILPVAFVPLKGG; this is encoded by the coding sequence GTGACGACCGACCCTCGGCACCGCGGCCACCCGGACGGCTGCCCCTACCAAGAGCAGCGTCGGCGGCTGCTCGGCGAGATCGAGGACGAGGTTCGCAAGACGCGCGAGTATCTCGGCACCGACACACTCGATCCCCGCGTGATGTCGGCGCTCGGCTCGATACCCCGCCACGAATTCGTGCCCGAAGGCTCGAGACATCTTGCCTACGAGAATTCGCCGCTGCCGATCGGACATGGCCAGACGATCTCCCAACCCTACATCGTCGCGGTGATGACCCATCTGCTTGAGATCCGCCCCGACGATGCGATCCTTGAGATCGGTACCGGCTGCGGATACCAAACGGCCGTCCTCGCCGAACTCGCAAGGTCGGTCTATTCGATCGAATACGTTCCCGAACTTGCCCGGGATGCAGCCGCACGCCTCGCGCGTCTCGGCTATCGCAACATTGAATTGCGCACAGGCGACGGCTCGCTTGGCTGGCCGGAAGCCGCCCCCTTCGATGGCATCATCGTGACCGCGGCCGCACAACGCGTTCCGTTGGCGCTGGTCGCCCAATTGAAGGCAGGCCGGCGAATGGTCTTGCCGATCGGGCGCGCGCGCGAAGAACAGGAACTTTCGATCGTGGTAGGCGGGCAACGCGGGCCGGTCGTGGCGCGCCCCATCCTGCCTGTCGCCTTTGTGCCCCTCAAGGGCGGCTAG
- the htpG gene encoding molecular chaperone HtpG — MSEEKLNFQAEVSKLLDIVAHSLYSEREVFLRELISNASDACDRLRYEALTKPELLEGGADFRITLSADKKTGTLTIADNGIGMSRADLIENLGTIARSGTAAFVTEAAKGDGDAAPSLIGQFGVGFYSAFMVSDRVEVVSRKAGGSEAWHWISDGKGSFTVGEAELASRGTRVNLHLNDTAKEFLEAARLREVVKRHSDHIAIPIELDEAGKKETINRASALWTRPKSEITELQYKEFYRQSAHSFDEPWATLHYRAEGTLDYTALLFVPQERPFDLFNPERKSSVRLYVKRVFITDECPELLPAYLRFLRGIVDTDDLPLNVSREMLQKNPVLIKMRTGLVKRTLDELDRKAKDDPKDYAKFWRNFGAVLKEGLYEDPEQRERLLALARFHSTAGEELVSFEDYLTRMREGQEAIYYIAGETVEVVRRSPQLEGFRAKGVEVLLMTDPVDEFWLSAVGSYKEKPFKSVTRGSADLAKIKSAAGSDADGDKREDDSAASEVSGLVALFKLTLKDMVKDVRASERLTDSPVCLVADEGDMDIHLERLLRQHKQVDQGARRILEVNPTHPLIRRLVKDVSKKGTSSRIEDYAFLLLDQARIVQGETPPDPAAFSRRLASVLEYGLIG, encoded by the coding sequence ATGTCCGAAGAAAAGCTCAACTTTCAGGCGGAGGTCAGCAAGCTCCTGGATATCGTCGCCCATTCGCTTTACAGCGAGCGGGAAGTGTTCCTGCGCGAACTGATTTCGAATGCATCGGATGCCTGCGACCGCTTGCGTTACGAAGCCCTTACGAAGCCCGAGCTGCTCGAGGGCGGGGCCGATTTCCGCATTACCCTCTCGGCCGACAAGAAGACCGGCACGCTCACGATCGCCGACAATGGGATCGGCATGAGCCGCGCCGATCTCATTGAAAATCTCGGCACCATTGCGCGTTCCGGCACCGCAGCGTTCGTCACCGAGGCGGCCAAGGGCGATGGCGATGCCGCACCGAGCCTGATCGGTCAATTCGGGGTCGGTTTTTATTCCGCGTTCATGGTTTCCGACCGTGTGGAAGTCGTCTCACGCAAGGCGGGGGGCAGCGAGGCGTGGCACTGGATTTCGGACGGCAAAGGCAGCTTCACGGTCGGCGAGGCGGAGCTTGCGAGCCGCGGTACGCGTGTGAATCTTCACCTCAACGACACGGCGAAAGAATTCCTCGAAGCGGCACGACTGCGCGAGGTTGTAAAGCGTCACTCCGACCACATCGCAATTCCGATCGAATTGGATGAGGCCGGCAAGAAGGAAACGATCAATCGCGCTTCTGCCCTTTGGACACGGCCCAAAAGCGAGATCACCGAGCTTCAGTACAAGGAATTTTACCGCCAAAGTGCCCATAGTTTCGACGAGCCGTGGGCGACGCTCCACTATCGGGCGGAAGGGACGCTCGATTATACGGCCCTCCTCTTCGTGCCCCAGGAGCGGCCCTTCGATCTCTTCAACCCAGAGCGCAAAAGTTCGGTGCGCCTCTACGTGAAACGCGTTTTCATCACCGACGAATGCCCGGAACTTTTGCCGGCCTATCTGCGCTTTTTGCGCGGCATCGTCGACACGGACGACCTGCCCCTCAACGTCAGCCGCGAAATGCTTCAAAAGAACCCCGTGCTCATCAAGATGCGGACGGGCCTCGTCAAGCGGACCCTCGACGAGCTCGACCGAAAAGCCAAGGACGATCCAAAAGACTACGCGAAGTTCTGGCGGAATTTCGGCGCCGTGCTGAAGGAAGGGCTATACGAAGACCCGGAGCAGCGCGAGCGCCTTCTCGCCCTTGCCCGCTTCCACTCGACCGCGGGTGAGGAGCTTGTGAGTTTCGAGGACTACCTAACCCGCATGCGGGAGGGCCAAGAGGCGATCTATTACATCGCGGGCGAGACGGTCGAAGTGGTGCGGCGAAGCCCACAGCTCGAAGGGTTTCGGGCGAAGGGCGTGGAAGTGCTCTTGATGACCGATCCCGTCGATGAGTTCTGGCTGAGCGCTGTCGGAAGCTACAAGGAGAAACCCTTCAAATCCGTCACGCGCGGAAGTGCCGATCTCGCCAAGATAAAAAGTGCCGCGGGAAGCGATGCCGACGGCGACAAACGCGAGGACGACAGTGCGGCATCCGAGGTGAGCGGGCTCGTGGCCCTCTTCAAATTGACGCTGAAGGACATGGTCAAGGATGTACGCGCGTCGGAGCGGTTGACCGACAGCCCCGTGTGCCTGGTCGCGGACGAAGGCGACATGGACATCCATCTTGAGCGGCTTCTACGCCAGCACAAGCAGGTCGACCAAGGGGCACGGCGCATCCTGGAGGTCAATCCGACGCATCCCCTCATAAGGCGTCTCGTCAAGGACGTGTCGAAAAAGGGGACGTCGTCGCGAATCGAGGATTATGCGTTCTTGCTGCTCGACCAAGCCCGCATCGTTCAGGGCGAAACGCCACCCGATCCGGCCGCATTCTCCCGCCGGCTCGCGAGCGTGTTGGAGTACGGCCTCATCGGCTGA
- a CDS encoding DUF1223 domain-containing protein: MMRFTIAAVAALIAVLPALPAAADGQNPVVVELFTSQGCSSCPPADAYLGELAKQKNVIALAFHVDYWDYIGWKDQYALPDATARQRRYTEALGNRYLYTPQMVVEGRNDATGSDRGAIARLIEAELKMKDKVPLAVTERSESDYKIEIPASNLKGTATVWLAIFDKERTTDVARGENGGRTLQEFNIVREWRKAGRYDGKAAEIPVEVALKPDSGCAILLQADNSAGEGQGPILGATLIDEN; encoded by the coding sequence ATGATGCGATTCACGATTGCCGCCGTGGCGGCCCTCATCGCGGTGCTGCCCGCACTTCCTGCTGCGGCGGATGGTCAAAATCCCGTCGTCGTGGAGCTCTTCACGTCCCAAGGCTGCTCGAGCTGCCCGCCGGCGGACGCCTATCTCGGCGAGCTTGCCAAGCAGAAAAACGTCATAGCACTCGCCTTCCACGTGGATTATTGGGACTATATCGGTTGGAAGGATCAATACGCGCTCCCCGACGCTACGGCTCGCCAGCGCCGCTATACAGAAGCGCTCGGCAATCGCTATCTCTATACACCTCAGATGGTCGTGGAGGGTCGCAACGACGCGACGGGCTCCGACCGCGGGGCCATTGCCCGGCTCATTGAGGCGGAACTGAAGATGAAGGACAAGGTTCCGCTCGCGGTCACGGAGCGTTCGGAAAGCGATTACAAGATCGAGATCCCCGCCTCGAACCTGAAGGGGACGGCGACGGTTTGGCTCGCGATCTTCGACAAGGAGCGCACGACCGACGTGGCGCGCGGCGAAAATGGCGGCCGCACGCTCCAGGAGTTCAACATCGTGCGCGAGTGGCGCAAGGCGGGCCGCTATGACGGCAAGGCCGCGGAGATTCCCGTCGAGGTCGCGCTAAAACCCGATAGCGGCTGCGCGATCCTGCTGCAGGCGGATAATTCGGCGGGCGAGGGCCAAGGACCCATCCTCGGCGCCACGCTCATCGACGAAAACTAA
- a CDS encoding TetR family transcriptional regulator C-terminal domain-containing protein — MARAKSFDPDTALRKAMQLFWRQGYEATSVDDLVQAMGINRASLYGTYGDKRSLFLQALDRYIESVLTPRLDALESASSPLEGLRGLFTELAAFAAGDPQRRGCLVVSAACELGSRDADVAARLRAHYEAMEVLLTRVIARAQDEGEVALDRDPRTLAEGLSALIDGLRVRSKLGAEGPALGRISDLALAMLG; from the coding sequence ATGGCTCGAGCCAAATCCTTCGATCCCGACACCGCCTTGCGCAAGGCGATGCAGCTTTTTTGGCGCCAGGGCTACGAAGCGACGTCGGTTGACGATCTTGTCCAAGCGATGGGGATCAACCGTGCGAGCCTTTATGGAACCTACGGCGACAAGAGAAGCCTCTTCCTCCAAGCGCTCGACCGTTATATCGAGAGCGTGCTGACACCTCGGCTCGACGCTCTCGAATCCGCGTCTTCTCCGCTCGAAGGTCTTCGAGGGTTGTTTACCGAGCTCGCGGCCTTTGCAGCCGGCGACCCGCAACGGCGCGGTTGCCTTGTCGTCAGTGCTGCTTGCGAATTGGGGAGCCGGGACGCCGACGTTGCAGCCCGGCTTCGGGCGCACTATGAGGCAATGGAGGTGTTGCTCACGCGGGTGATCGCCCGCGCGCAGGACGAGGGCGAAGTAGCCCTCGATCGCGATCCCCGCACACTCGCAGAGGGTCTGAGTGCCCTAATCGACGGCCTCCGCGTGCGCTCCAAACTGGGTGCGGAGGGTCCCGCCCTCGGCCGGATTTCAGACCTCGCACTTGCGATGCTCGGCTGA